The Theropithecus gelada isolate Dixy chromosome 18, Tgel_1.0, whole genome shotgun sequence genome includes the window TTCTAAGTCAACATGCATAAATAATACTGTTAAACTATTCTAAACAGTATTCTTGTACACATTGCTGAAGATAGTTCATAAAAATAAGAACTCATAGTTGTACAAGAATATGGcattaaatacagtttttaatCTCACATAAGAATGACGTTAAATAACAAGTGTTATTAGCatattttcatcttttgcttTTGTCCCTGTAAAATCCTCTGTATAAGAACCAATAAGAAAGCAGATACAGTCAGAGGTCAGCATTAACTAAAggttaaaatatactttaaattgtttttctttcacttactgCTTAAATTGAGAATTGTaggaaaaatgaacataaaaattgaaaagaattcCACTACAATGTATGACTAATgacatttagaattttaaatggaATGAGTCATCAAACAATTTCTGGTGTGGCCAAGATGCAATAGCCCATTCCTCCCAAGTCTTTCCTCTTAAAACTTAAAGACCCTGCACAGAACACAACAAACAAGCATAGGAAAACTCAAGCATAAGTGGAAAGAATGCAGCAAGCTATCTATGGACGTTGGGACTTAAGGAATGACATTCAGTGAGTTCTCTGGGTTTCCTTATTGCCTCCCACATATCCCAGGtgggaaagacacacacacacacacacaactgcatGCATGAAAAGCCTTCTCCTCCTAGTCATAGGACCAGGCGCCTAACAGAACAAAAACCCTTTTTTGTAATGCCCACCCTACACCAGCCAAGCATCAACCTACAAGCCACCCCCATGGTTTCAGTGTGGCAGAGCAAGGAGATACTTTTCCATCCTACCCACCCCCATCCCACAGAAGCAGATGGGAGTGCCCTGACACACCCCTATCCTATGGTGTCTGCAAAGCTGAGCAGGGAGCTAATCTCCCATCTTCTACCTGGCAGATGTAGGCAGCACTGATTGCCCTTCCAGGTGATGTAGACTGACCAAGCAGGGAGCTGATTTTCTGTCTTCCACTCAGCAGAAGCAGGAGGTAATATAGGTAGTATGAGTGAAGTCCAGTGACAAAGACAGCTTCCACCCCCAGCTGGCAGCAACGAGACTTAACCAATGTCTTAGTCCATGTTCTGtggctataacagaataccacaggtcgaataattataaagaaaagaagtgtatTTAGTTCACAATTCTGGaaactgagaagtccaagagccTGGTACCGACATCTGGTGAGGGCCGTCTTGCTACATCATAACATGGTGGAGGGCATCACATGGCATGAGGGTAAGAGCAAGAGAGacctcacttttataacaaaacCACTCCTGTGACAgtaacattaatccattcataaaaGCAGAGGGACATTCAACCCATAGTAACTAGGTAGTGCAAAGAAAGACTAGTGACCAGGGAGCTTCACTACCCTCTCCAACCCCTACTCCCACCCCTGGAGTCACCAAGGCCCAGCAGGATGCTAAGCCTCCATCCCCACCCTCCATCAGGGTGTAGTGGGAACAGTGACCCACCAAAAAAAATGTCCATGTCACATCCCTGGAACTTGTGAATGTGACCtaatttggaaaaagggtctttgcaaaGATAATTAaagatctcaagatgagatcacCCTGAATTATCCTGGTGGCCCTAAATCCAAAAacaaatgtccttataagagataCATAGAGGATAGAGACATGGATAAGAGGagaaagccatgtgaagacagaggtagAGACTGGAGTTTTACAGCCACAGCCCAGGAACACTTGGagccaccagaaactggaagaattgaaaaaggattctcccctagagctttCAGAAGGAGTGTGGCCCtgctttcagacttctggcctccagagttATGAgacaaaaaatttgtttttttaagccactaaatttgtggaaatttgttataGTTTCCATTGGAAACTAATATACCCTCTCTGGTGTTAGCAGGGTTCAGCAGGGATCTGAGCCTCCATTCCCACCTGGGTATCAACAAGGTGAAACAAAGAGGTAGGACACGGGCCTAGGCAGCACTCCATTTCCTTGTCACCTCCCCTGTGTCATCAGGTTCCATTGGGGAGGTAAGCTTCCAGTCCCACTGGGAAGCAAAAAGGATGTGCAAATCAGTGCCCCTCTTTGCCAGGAGGATGTGAGCAGGGCCAGAAGGGGAGCTGAACTGCCACCTCACCCATCTGCAATGAGAGGCAGTCTGTGCTCTACTTTTGCCAGAGTGGTGATGGCAGGGCCCAATGGAAGGCTAAACCAACACATCCACCCAGTCCTCATACTACACCTGAACAGCAGGACTGCCTGctaaaaatgaagattaaataggATCCAGAGgtcttcagaaagaaaagagcattGGAATGGGTAAAAATAAACTGTTCTCGTGAGTATATTAAATCACCTTTGATGGGTGACAAAGGTTTAAAAACAATTCAGTGGAACAGCCTTTCAGCAAATGGTGTTGGAGCAGCTGGACATTCATAGGCCTTGATCTAACCTTACGCTAAGTAcgaaaatttacttaaaatggaATATGGAGTTATATGCacaatataaaactataaaatatttagaagaaaaacacagGATAAAATTTTCAGAACCTACAACTAGGCAGAGATATTACACTTGACACCAAATCATGattcttaacagaaaaaaatgacaaattgaccttaatcaaagttaaaaaagaaaaaaaggtatactACGTGAAAGACCTGAGAGGATGATGGAAAGATAAGtgatagactggaaaaaaaaatatttgcaagacatTTCCAACAGAGTACTtgtaactaaaatatataaagagctttcAAAACTCAACTGTATAAGAAACAATCTAATTAGGGACAAAGACATGGACATTTCACTAAGATATCCATAtcaaaagatgttcagcatcattgGCCATTAGGTAAAGGCACATATCAGTACAAGCTTACCAGAAtagctaagtttttttttaatagtgataACATTAGGTGGTGGCAAGGATTTGGAGAAAAtggatcactcatacattgcaCCTGGAAATGTGAAACGGTAACTGCCTCTCTGGAAAAGTGCGGCAGTGGCTTGCAAATCAAACAAATACTTACTGTACAACCCAGCAATTGTACTCTTCATCCCATAGAAATGAAAGCATTTACACAAaaacatgtacacaaatgttGATAGTAGCTTTATTCCAAATAGCCAAAAACTTGAAACAACCCACATGGGTGAAGAGTTAAACTGTGGTAATCCATACACAGAATACTACTaagtaataaaaagaacaaactatcgATGCACACAACAACTGGAATCATCTCAGGGGAATAATACTGAATGAAAAAGCCAATCTCATAAGGTTAAATAGTgcattcttccatttatttaacatttttgaaatgacaaaatgataGAGATGAACAGAATTAGTGGTTTCTGGGGTTAGGGAGGTAgtgggaggagaagaaagaaagtggCTGTCGCTTTGAAAGGGTAGCAGGAGGGATCCTTGTGATAAACCTGCCCTGTGCATTGACTGTGGTGTGGTCACATGAATCTATACATGCAATAAAACTGCATAGAATTAACACGCATAAATGAGTGCATGTAAAACTGGTGGTATCTAAATAAAGGCGGTCAAAATTCAAGTGTGGGAACATACAGAAATACCATTCTCATTAAGAGTAATTAGGTCTTTTCATGGCACTCACTTCAAACTCCTTTAGTAATCACCCTCTAGCTTCAGAAGTTTGTCTTCCAGCCTTCTTTGCATGAGAGAGGATGCACAGAAATCTGGGGATTGGGGACCTATGGGAACAAGAAGGGCACAGTGGGGGAGAAGCTGGAAGGCATATAAAAAACCACTACAATTTAAAAGAGCAGCATAACTAAAGGGAGACTGTCTTCTGTTCCCAACTCTCTTCCTAAATCTACTGGGATTCTGAgtgttattttcccttttctactGAATGTTCGTGAGACATAATTAAAGTTGTAGTTATACTATGATTTAGAATATGCCTAATTTTGTGAGTATGCAACTTTTACTATTTTCCAATTTAGACTTTACTCTTAGAAGAATGTGAGCCTTTTAGCCACCCCTAAACATACAAATAaccaaattatacattttataaaatatatatcccaagaaagataaaaatcttgaaatcagAAAGCCAAACATaagttttttctttgtcttacagATAGGAAAATTGGATATTTAATTAACCTGTCTCCTATTTaaggtaaaatgtaaataataatagcaaacaaattaaaaggaaataataccaGGTACTGTATCTTTGATTCCTTCTCCTTGCCCTGTCATCATCTCCATATATTATGGCATTTTGTCACTTCGATTACTTCTAAATAGCTAGGTATTGCAGAAGGTACCATATATGATAATAACTATCACATAAAACAGGAAGGTTTAAAGGTAAGTAATACTGGCATCCAAATaatatgacaaataaaaataatttaacaattcTGAACTtagatttttctataaatcttATCTTTCTTACCATATAACTCCTCCAATACTTTCAGATATTCAGACATTAGTGGACttaccaaaacaaaaatgtttatatttaactAAATATAGTCATAAATAGTCTTACCAAGAAATTATCAAGACTATTTATGCCCCATGTCCCTTTTCAATGTCCCTTCTCTACCATGATTTTGGACACATAATATTAATGAATCAGAACAGTAGATTCCATGGCGGGGGGGGGACATTATTATATTAGTTAAGAAAATGTTTGGctgcaaacaacaaaaatatgatttatagGGGACATAAATGTTGAGAGGTTTATTGATCTCATACAATAAGTCTGGGAGTCTGCAGTAGAGATCTGACATGATGGCCTAATACTGTCATTAGGGACCAATGCTCTTTACAGCACTCAGTTCTGCCATACTTAGCTTATAGCGTTTGTCTCTCTGGTGGCACTGTACCAGTGCTCtaagcaggaagaaaaagagtgaaaggCAAAAGATATTTTAGCTGAGTTTAGTCCTATTTCATAGCTTTCTTGGGAACCCCCATACCCCAACAAAGATGCTTACATCTCATTAGCCAGAAATGGAACACTGTTCACATCTGGCTGCAAAGGCATCTGGAAAGGTATTCCAGTATCTATAGTAAAAGAAGCAAAGAAGTTCCACTAGAGTGCAGAAAGTAGTacaacttatatttatatttatatttattttttcagaaaattaattaAGCTTTACTAATACAGAATATGCAGCTTGACTTTAGTAtcttatttattaaaacttattttgctaTTTCAGTGGTTATTTTAGGGTTTATATTATACATCTCTAACTTACCACAGTCTGTCTTCAAGCTGTAACCCACCACTTCATATTTAGTTTAAGGGCCTTACAATAATATATTACcatttatatacttaaaattatatacttCCCCTCCTGGCCTTTGTACTATTGTTACCTTTTACTCCTACATACATTGTAACCCtccaatgtatttttaataatttttatttttgttttatatagcaacttttaaaaagacacttggaaataagaaacaaaaaaagcttttaaatataCCTACATTTCTGGTGCTCCTCATTTCTGTATGTAGATCTGTATTTCCATCTGGTGTGCTCTTCCTGCCTGTTGGACTTCCTCTAATTTTATGGGTACTGTAGGTCTACTGGGCATGAGTTCTTTCATATGTATGCCTTatgttcttattttacttttttaaaaaaagatatttttgctgggtTTGGAATTCTAAGTTAACAGACTTTCCCCCCACTTCTTTACTTCATTTGAGGATGTTAgaccactgtcttctggcttccaatgttttcaaaattgttggttttgcttgtttttctctaatAGTATGTCTTTTTGAAGGGATGGTGTTTATCACTGGTTTTAAGAGCTCTGATTAGGATATTCCTTGgtatagttttcttcatgtttattgTACTTGAGATTTGCCAATCTCTTTGGACCTGTGGGTTTATAGTTAtcctcaaatttggaaaaatttctccattgtttcttcaaatattttttacatcTCCCACACTCTTCTTTGGGGACTTGAATAAGACATAtattgaccaggcgtggtggcacacacctgtaatcccagcactttgggaggccaaggtggacggatcacctgaggtcgggagttcgagaccagcctgactaacaaggagaaaccctctctctactaaaaatacaaaaaattagccgggcctggtggtgcatgcctgtaattccagctactcgggaagctgaggcaggagtatcacttgaacccgggagtgaTAAGAGGAGACATATATTAGCCTGCTTGAAGCTGTCTCATAGCTCACAGatgctctgtttattttttttctgtttccttctgaaTAATTTATTGCTCTGTCTTCAAGTGTACTAATTTTTTCTCCAGTACTATCTGCTGTTAATTCTATTCAGTGACTGAAATGCAGCAtgatacatgagatattcaacattttattataaaacaggctttatttttgttttgttttatttgagatggagtcttgctctgtcactcgggctggagtgcaatggtgcgatcttggttcactgcaacctctgcctcccaggttcaggcgattctcctgtctcagcctcctgagtaggtgggattacaggcatgtgccaccacgccaactttttgtattttagtagacatggggtttcaccatgttgcccaggttggtctcgaactcctgagctcaggcaatccacccgcctcggcctcccaaagtgctaggattacaagcatgaaccaccccACCCAGTCCAGGCTCTGTAAACAGGCTtcgtgttagatgattttgcccaactacAGGCCAAAGTGAGTTGTTCTGAGCATGTCTGAGGTAGGCCtagctaagctatgatgtttcatagatgtattaaatgtatttaactcatgatattttcaatttacaatggcCTTATCTGAGCATAACCACATTGTCAGTCAAGTCATACATATATTTACTAAAGTAGATCACTTTGGGGACCATAAGACATctcaaaactcattttaaaagattCTATAGTAGGGCCAggggcagtgactcacgcctgtaatctcagcactttgggaggctgaggtgggcagatcacgaggtcaggagttcaatatcagcctgaccaacatggtgaaatgccatctctactaaaaatacaaaaattacctaggcgTGGTGgtagctgcctgtaatcccagctactcagggggctgagccagaagaatcacttgaacccgggagatggaggtcgtggtgagtcaagatcacaccattgcactccagcctgggcaacagagtgagactccatctcaaaaaaaaaaaaaagatactgtagTACAATTGGTCTGGTCTTCGTTCAGCGTTCCTAGACACTGAGCTCCTAAAACCCATGGAATTTCCTAAACAACAGGAGTGCCTTCATTATTCATGGTAAGCCCTGAAAGTGTATGCTAATGATGTGACCCACAGTGGGCCCTAGACAGCTAATGCTAACAAGAAGATTTAGGATGGAGGTAGCTCATGTCAAAAAAATAACCATGATTAGGGTGTTGAGACTTTGAGCCAGCCTGATGTCCAGGTAGAGGAGGGAAGCTGGAGATTAAGTTCAATCACACAGTAAAGATTTTAATAAATCATGCCTACGTAATGAAACCCCAGAGAAAACACTGGACTTCCTGATTACttgatatgttttatttcttgacttGGATAGTTACACAGTTGTTACTATTACTCATTAACATGTCCATTTATGCTTATGTACCTTTCtatatacagattttaaaatagaagttttttaatattgaaaacaatCCAGATTTGATGGAAGACACAAATCTGCAGATTCAGAATAAACCTAAATCCATGATAAATCTACAGCTAGACATATAATAAAAACTGCACATCTCCAAAGGAAAAGATATTATCTTAGAACAGCTCAAGAGATGTCAGTTCTAAATCTAAAGCTCTAAGGACATAATTTCAGAAAGTATAAAGAATTTTACCTAGAAGGAACATCTGACACACAAGAAAAAAGGTAAGCTCCCACCATGTCCCATCAAAAAAGACAAACGTTTGGGCAAATCTAAACAAACATTGACtatataaaatactaataatatcCAATTTGGAGATTCAATAAAGAACTTGTGGAATTTAATTAGAATTAATGTTATTTCAATACCTTTGTGTTGTTTGGAAAGAGGGTAGCATTTTTAGATGTTTAAGGATAATCAAAAGTACTTGTAACATTCACATTCCAAATCagtaaagggaaaaatatatgattaaataGAAAATCCAGCTGATACCAAAAGACAGGAGGAGAGATAAAGGTGAGAAAGAAGCataacatagaaaaagaaatatggtaaaaaataagatggcaaaaaataaatccaaataaatttGTACTTTGGCACTACAATGGAatagacactttttaaaagtgttctCCCAGTACAAAACACTAGATCTTGGAGAAAACAGACCTCTTAATTCATTGCTGGTTTGTACCATATAAGGAAAATCTCCAGGCCTACACTCAAGACAGAAACTCCCTCTATATTATACACtcaagacagaaacagaaaaaaaaaaaaataccctctaCACTCAagacagatacagaaaaaaaacttgagctgaaacaaaagcaagaaagcagCAGGAAGCATCAAGCAAGAAGACAGCTTGAAAGATGGGGTTTATCCCTGAAGGCAGATAGCTTCGGCCTGTTAGTTTGCAATTGACCTGCAGAGACAAAACCTTCAGCTAGTAGTAAGGGTTAGGGAGCTTAAACTTAAGACAAGGCATTGGCATTCAATCAGGATCCTCAAAGGTGAATAGAGTATGCCAAGGAGTTTGTACCACCTCACCCAGAGAAGCAACGAACTCAAATCATACTGAAGGGAAACACACAACTTAGGTCCTCTGTCTTCTCACGGATTAACACATACTCAAGGAAATAAGTCACAATATAGGCAATaaataataaccttaaatgtaaacttataaaaacttaaaatattgaaattatcaaaaatatcaaatatttgacttttaaaaattagaaatagactTACAAGGGACTATAATCAGTAAATAGGAagttaaaaagaatcaaatgaaaaatatatttattgaaattaaaaccATCATTGTTTTCAACAGCAGGTGAGATGCTAATGAAAAATGAACTAGTAAACAGAAAGATACAGCTGATGAAATTACCCAAAATgcagtaaaaagaaacaagaggaTGAAAAATGTGAGAAATTAAAAGACATGAAGGATACAGTAAGAAAGTCTATCATTTGTATACAGTCCTAGAAcagggaagaaatatttgaagagctAGTGATTGAGAATTTTACAgaacatgaatttaaaaatacaggaagAAGCCAGTATAtgctaagaataaaaagaaattcgcACTTCCAAATAATACAGTAAACTTGCAAAACATCAAAAAGAGATAatcttaaaaacagagaaaaaagatccCATAAAAAGTTGATTCTGAGACCCAAAAATGTTGACACTAACTTAAAACCACAAAATAAGTAGCATAACTGTGACACAGCCCCTACATTCTCAAtctatgaaatgtatttttaactattttaccTTCTCTTTCTAAGCTGGACAAAACCATTCACTTTGTTTTCTTAGCCATCTTTTCTTAAGACCCTTCTAGGAAGTTCCTGAAATCATTACAaggattataaaatgttttaatgaattatttacaAAAAGTTATATATCCCTTCCATAAGTTTAATTACCTTACTGGAATACTTCATGTAAAAAAATACTATGTTCCTTGATTCAGAATACTAAATATTTGCATGGTGAACAATTTCTGATGTTCTTGCTCCAAGTTACTTTTCTTGATAACCTCAAACTACCTATTTAAAATCTTCCGTGTTAGCGTATTTTCAAATTCCAAGGAATCCAAAACTAAGTTAAAATTTCAGACCTggggccgggcgcaatggctcacacctgtaatcccagcactttgggaggccaaggtgggggatcacctgagatcaggagttcaagagcatcctggccaatatggtgaaatgcggtttctactaaaaatacaaaataaaaatacaaaaatgtgctgggtgtggtagggcatgcctgtaatcccagctgaggcaggagaattgcttgaacctgggagatggaggttgcagtgagctgggatcgcgccactgtactccaccctgggcgacagagtgaggctctgtctccaggaaaaaaaaaaaaaggaaagaaaatttcagatctagaagaaagtatttttaagctACTCTTTGGTTCATAtttgtgtactttatttttaaagtctcttcTTTATATGTGCAAAAATTATAAACTTGAGACCACGATACTCCCATATTGGTGCTGGGGGATACTTTAGTATATTCTATACACATCCTCTATGTCTTGCAAATTATATAACACATTCTCAATCTTATATCCAATTTTTAGTTTAGCAGGCAAAAGAAGAAGACAGTAACAATGGGAGAAATAAGACGTCCACCAATTTAGTAATGGTCTATATTTGTGGTTGTTATGACAACCTAATATCATCTCCAAATGTAGGCAAGATACAAAAACATGTAACTCAGTGCTTTTAGGCCCTTCAAAGTAGCTGGAAAGAAATGGACTTCTTCCATTATCCAGTATGCTTATAGGCCCATCACCTTGCATTTCTGGTGTCCATCTTTCCCTTAATTTACTTGCATGGAGAGTTCCTTCTACCACTGTTCTCTACAACATACACTGTTCTCTCACTTCAACTCCCCACCCTGGCCCTAGccaaaccattcattcattcattcaatgtttATTGAATGGCCCTTGTGTGCTGTGTATTGTAGTAGATTATTGGTGTATGAAGAAGCATTAATTGAATATAAATTGCTTTggtattttaaaagtcaacataCTAAATGTAATGTACTTTAGTCAAAActgtctatatttttaataggTTAGTTGGCAGTAGGATTTGCTATTTGGTTATATCCTAACAGGCTGCATTTCAGATATTCCACatatcataggaaaaaaaaaatgtgtccttTACCATAGCAACGATTTGGCTGTTTTTTATATACAAGCATATACATCTCCCCACCAATTCATGAAAAATATTCTAGGTTAACCATGATATTCTTTTTATTGAAAAGCAATATAAAACAGCTTTAGACAGAAAAGATagtattttacattatttcttgttatatttttatgctttgtgCCAGAATTTACTTCCTGCAACTATTCTTGCTTTATCTCGAAGTTTACTCCATTATTGAATATCTATTAGTGTTTAATATAGAAGAGCTTAATAAACCGCTAATCTGAAAATAATGGTATTCCCTagattttcagacttttttgcTGAATATGCTTATTTATGTCCAATGTGGAAATCTGATCCTGTTCTCTTCCACTCTGCCAGCAGTTCCTTTTGTACTACTTCTGGTAGTTCATAGAAAACTTGAGGATCAATGTCAGAAGGGAAAGTAATTTTCTCATCAACAGAATCTGGCTCTCTATTTTCTGTAAGTCCTTCATGAGAGTCTGTTGCTACTGTTTGCTTATGGCTATCTGTAGTGTGGTTTTTGGAGAAAAGTTGCTCACTCTGCAAGTTtggaaatgaatgaaaagcaGACACAGCAGGGTTTGAATTTGTAAAGTGGAATCCTTGAGGTTCTTTAGGTCCTTGACTCATTCGTTCATCTTTTAATCTATTAtctaaataatatgaataatcCTTTTGGCTAGACATAGAAGAGGAACTACCGCTATTTAAGCCTGATGTTCCTGGTTCACAAGGAGATACAGAGGATACCTGTTTGTGACTGGATAAATGATCTCTAGGATTTATGGGAATATCTTgcatttgttttttagaaaagaaagataatactCCTCTAGAGGCATGTAATGGACAACTCACACTTCCTTTCCCTTGAAATTTTTCCCTAGATTTTCCAGAAAGGATTTCTTCTTGAATATCTGTTGGAAGCTGCTTAAAGACTTCTTGATCAACACCTTCAGGAAGTGAACAGAGTGGGAATTCattaatatcttttcttttagaaaaattagtGGTATCTAGTGGATACTCCCTAGTTCTTGTACTTTCAATTCTTCCACTTGGTAAGAAATCCCGGTTTGTTTCTTTGTCATTGGGAAAATCTTCCATATGAGtgtctttcattttctagaaCACAAGAATAACAGATTAATTTAGATATCTGATATGTTTTAAATATCCCTGCTGCTGCTATGTGCCTGTAGCTATTATCTGACATGTTTCTAACCTACTCAGCAAATTCAACTCTTTGTGGTCTGTTCCAAATAACTAGAGATCTACTACCACAATTAGTCACACTATTGTGTGAATCTTTACCCACTATTCCAGGAAGAGGTTTCCTTCCTAGATAGCACCGAGACAGAGGTAAACATGCATTTGGAGACCTGGAAAGAGTGTAACAATCATGCAGCCAAACTTTCAATTCTATAAATACAAGAATGGTGGCCTAGAGAACGCAAGTTCACCTAAGggtatttttcagaaaaacatacacatacagcATCAAGGGCTAGTTTTccaaaaattattattctaaagGGTAACttttaacaaaaagataaaaaagtctATAACAAAAACCCAACATCATCAAGATATAGTActagtttatatttatataaaaatttaaagacatatTCAACTCTAACTTGTGTAATTTTCCtatagtttttcatttaaatgtctCCTCTAGTTTTAAGcagcataaaaatataaacatagtcAAATATAACTCAGTAAACATCAACACAATATGAActccaaaaaagtaaaaggagTAGAAAAGATTCAGGCccttatatttattgaatacctactgtgtgACAAATATATACAAGGTACTTTCACTTATATTTACTACTCTAATGCCACTATAAGTGAGCACTTTTAATTCCAATTTCACCgaataaaatgtaaacagaaaacactttttcaaatttaatagACGGAATAAAAAGGGTCAcagaaaaaagtaatttgaagACACCATTAATTCACTATTTGCATACACTATACTGTTCTCACTTTAaacttaaatgaaaatgaaaaggttaCTAAAATTATactgacaaaacaaacaaaaaagtattttaaattgagttaattataggcatgaacaatttagtaaaaaataattatttttaaggtaaCCCACATTTACTAAATAGTGGTCTATTAGTAAAGGGGTTTTGTTTTAGTCGTCTGAAAATGTGACTGGCCTCTGCCTTTCTATTGTCACACTGTTAACTTTACAACTGTAAAATCAGTAGTCAATTCTATCAATATCGCTATCAAAATTCACTACTATTTCAAAACcaagaaaatgtaaatactttAACAAAAGAATCGTGGGAAAGGTACTGGTAACTCATGTGTCagctaaaagacaaaaagatgtGACTTCTAatacctgaaaatattttaatacttatgAGCTAATCCATCATATTTTTATAGagcacatatttttataaaatgtgttaaCAATTCCAAAATAGAGAACCTCCATAATGGTTCTCTCTTTTATCCAGTGatgcttatgtttt containing:
- the POLI gene encoding DNA polymerase iota isoform X7; the protein is MCTIISIGYKTAKCLEALGINSVHDLQTFSSKILEKELGISLAQRIQKLSFGEDNSPVIPSGPPQSFSEEDSFKKCSSEVEAKNKIEELLASLLNRVCQDGRKPHTVRLIIRRYTSEKHCGRESRQCPIPSHVIQKLGTGNYDVMTPMVDILMKLFRNMVNVKMPFHLTLLSVCFCNLKAVNTAKRGLIDYYLTPSLSTTSCSGKHSFKMKDTHMEDFPNDKETNRDFLPSGRIESTRTREYPLDTTNFSKRKDINEFPLCSLPEGVDQEVFKQLPTDIQEEILSGKSREKFQGKGSVSCPLHASRGVLSFFSKKQMQDIPINPRDHLSSHKQVSSVSPCEPGTSGLNSGSSSSMSSQKDYSYYLDNRLKDERMSQGPKEPQGFHFTNSNPAVSAFHSFPNLQSEQLFSKNHTTDSHKQTVATDSHEGLTENREPDSVDEKITFPSDIDPQVFYELPEVVQKELLAEWKRTGSDFHIGHK